The Stenotrophomonas sp. NA06056 genome segment GGGGTCCCAGTCGACCACGAGCAGATTGGCCTCGAAGTCGACGGATTTGACGAACTCCGGCACGACGAACGGAATCATCCGCTCGCGGTCACCGCGTACGACCACCACATCGTTGGCGCCGGTACTGAACAGGTGCGAGACCTGGCCGAGGGCAACGCCTTCGACCGTCTTCACATCCAGTCCTTCCAGATCGACCCAGTAATACTCGTCGGCATTCGGCGGCGGCAGCGCACTGCGGGCCACGAAGACCTCGGTGCCGTGCATTGCCTCGACCGTGTCGCGGTCCTCGATCCCCGGGAAACGGGCCACGAGGTGCTTGCCGGTATCCCGGCCACGGGCGCCTTCAAGCGTCGATTCCTGCCCGTTGGGGCTGCGCAGGATCCACGGCTGGTAACGGAAAATAGCGGAACGCGGCTCGGTCCAGGACTCGAGCTTTATTTCGCCGCGCACACCAAAAGCGCCGACAATCCTGCCAAGCAGGATGCGGCGCTCGTTATCTTTCATCTGCGTTCAATCAGATGGGCCGCACCAGGGCGCGGCCCGTCAGGATCAGGCCGCAGCGGCCTGGGACTTGCTCGCTTCCTTGATCAGGTTGCGAACTTTCTCGGTCGGCTGGGCGCCGTTCTTGACCCAATGGTCAACGCGGGCCAGGTCCAGCTCGATGCGCTTCTCGCCACCCTGTGCAACCGGGTTGTAGAAGCCAACGCGCTCGATGTTGCGGCCGTCGCGGGCGCTGCGGACGTCGGTGACGATGATGTGGTAGAACGGACGCTTCTTGGCGCCGCCGCGGGTCAGTCGAATCTTGACCATGGTGGTTTTTTCCTATTGCCCAGTCGCCAGGATGGCGCGGTAAGCGGGCGATTATAGCGGCAGAGTCCGGCCGAGCCAACCCCGTGGAAAAACGGACCTGTCCGGTAGCGCCGGGCCATGCCCGGCGGCTTTCAAGACTTCCCGTTCAGGAAAGTGCCTGCCAGGGCACCCGGGCCAGCACCGCCCTGCCCTGTTCG includes the following:
- the rimM gene encoding ribosome maturation factor RimM (Essential for efficient processing of 16S rRNA), translated to MKDNERRILLGRIVGAFGVRGEIKLESWTEPRSAIFRYQPWILRSPNGQESTLEGARGRDTGKHLVARFPGIEDRDTVEAMHGTEVFVARSALPPPNADEYYWVDLEGLDVKTVEGVALGQVSHLFSTGANDVVVVRGDRERMIPFVVPEFVKSVDFEANLLVVDWDPEF
- the rpsP gene encoding 30S ribosomal protein S16, which codes for MVKIRLTRGGAKKRPFYHIIVTDVRSARDGRNIERVGFYNPVAQGGEKRIELDLARVDHWVKNGAQPTEKVRNLIKEASKSQAAAA